The DNA sequence ttaattttgtggtcaattaacaacTTTGTCGATTTGAATGTGTGCTTGGGGTTTTTGTCTTACTGTAAGATCtacttgcggccaagtttcagcatcctggcagaggcaaccagatttTTGGCAAAAATATCCTGTTACTCGGTAAAGTTTATAATGCCGATGACCTTTAccagggccccaggaccagtggaagcaaaatagccccgtaacatcaaagatccaccaccatattttacagtaggtatggggctATTTTCTGCTCATGTACTCTCATTTCGACGCctaacccaccactggtgtgcgtggtcACAAATGTAGCAAATGTaaatgcctggagtttgctaaatgacattggcacttggattggaaccggtgctttggtcagatgacatgaaaatggagctctttggccacgcataCCAGCAAgccaataaccccaagcacacatgaaaatccacaaagaaatggttaattggccacaaaatccacattttttcagtctccggacttgaaccctattgAAAACCTGCGGTGCAGTCCTTAAGCTCAGATAaatgatatcaaggatctggaaggattctgtaagaaggaatggtctaagatcactCCCAATGTGTTTTCTTAAACaatttagaaaaaggctcagttcAGTTATCCtggcaaggtgaggtattgaaagaaattgaaaacagggttgtcaatcattttgacccctacctttttgagagAAAACAaattattacttgttaaacaaaatctctttctctgagcaattgtattagtataaaataatataatttcccaatattTTTAGCAtagaatatagctcagtatttgaatgatttttgctcatctttattaagggtgtcaatcatttcggaCCCCATTGTACGCAAATGAATGGTTATGCTATGTGACCGTTTAAAGGCAACTTGAGGGCTACTGCATCCTGGGCAACTGTCATTTCGAGTCTTAAGAGCGTATATTAGATGTAACAGTCTTTAATGTTTAATGAAGCTACttaatacataaaaaataaagcGGTGCTCCACATTCTATGATGTTGGTTAATCAATCAACTCAGGGTAATGGAATAGGATTAAGATAGTAAGCCTACTGCTGTGAATGTAGAATACATTGTATTGAAAATAAATAGGACAAGTTGCCCTTAAGTAAGAAGTACAGTAGCTATATTAGCCAATAGTGTGTGTTCTAAGCTGCTGTCCACACGTCTGGAGGGAAGCATCTTACCATGGCTGCAGCTGCTGCCTGGGCTGCCACGGCCGATTGGTTGACCTGGTGTTGAGAGGCTTTGATTTTGGCCTGTAAGTGTGCAGGGGGGTGGAAGTACTTGCACTTCTCCCTGGAGCAGCGCGACTTGATGTAGTCCATGCAGACGGTGACCGTGTTGTCGCTGGTGTCGATCATGGGGCTGTCGCTGGGGTGGGCGAAGCGGCAGTCAGTCTCGCCTCGCGCACAGTTCCCCCGCTGGAACTCGCGACACACCTACAGCACGACAACCAcacagggagggaggttgaggacGGTAGAGCACCCTGGCAATGGACCCTGTTTGACCCACTCAACATGTATTCCATAACGAATGTATATATACAGCATATATCAGACAATAATACGTCCTTGATCTTGTTTGTGTGAAAGTGACTCGATACCTCTAGTTTGTCGGTGCGCAGCAGCTTCtgtgagggggaagaggaggacgagTTGGAGCTCTGGACTGTGACACCGGGGCTTCCAGGGACCATCACTGGGGTACTGGGGAGCATCTCGGTGGGCATCAGGCTCATCCCATGGCTCATAGATGTCATGGGTGTAAGATATGGAGAATAGCTGAGACCAGGGCTTGTACCAAGCCCCTGGTTCATATTGAACGTAGGCTGTGAAATAGAAGGGACAACAGTCAGTAAAAACACTACTACACACCTGAAATGAAGGATCTGAGTTTTGTGTATAATAAACTGTACTTACTACTGAATATGAGTAACTTACTACAGGCTGCATGCTCGTGCCTGGGATCATGAAGTGCATCTGCTGGGCCAGCATGGCTGCTGCTGTCTTCTGCTGGATGAGGTTGTTGCGTCCGTTAATCTCTAGCTGGGTTTTTAAATGCGAAGGTGGATGAAGGTACTTACAGTTTTCTCTTGAACATCGACCCTAGAGTAAGAACACAAAAAAAAGCCAACTATTAGATAAAGAAAAATTCCctgaaccttttactgcagtgggctaaatcagggtcacacagtgttcctaggtagtcttaaacaaatctactttgaaacaaaagtatacacctctcacacatggttatgggcttaaaaaaagaagacatccGTACCATGTCAAATATAGAGttcaaatgtattacattttgagtttgcatcccaatattacacttcatatacatcacagaagactgaaatgtaacaaaattgTTTGACATAAAAATACCAGATTTTCAGCTTTAAAAACATCTTtgttaattatgaaaaatattaataactttccccccatgaggccactaggtcatttgactgcaggaaagggctaccctAAGCCTAACATGAGTATGCATAGGTTAATTCAATTATAAATATGTAGGCCTATTCTTCATAAATGAAGCATTAATACTGGACAGGGTCACTAGAATTCATTGAAAACCAAGGAAAGCATCAAAGACATCCAGTACAAAATGACACAAAAGACCACTGCTGGAAGGAACATAGCCTTCATGAAAGTTTCTTCTTGAGGGTCAACAATTTCCATGTCCTGACCGTGCATTACCCCACTCCTCTCAGACCAAGACCATTCAGCTCACAGGACACGACACCGCGATAACAGGGGAACACAATCACGGTGACATGAATCACGCCTTCACACTCAATATCTTTTTCTGTGGGGACAGGTAGTGAGGTCGTTTTGATCATGCTATTGTTATGGCATAGAGGCAGTACGATTGACAGAGAGGATAACATTGTTCCCTATGACAAAAGCACACAGGGGATGGATGCCCGCAGAGTAATGGAACAGAAAACTGTTTGAAACACTTTTTTGTCAGAAGTGCTTCATAAGTGCTTCTATGATCAGGAGGTAATCCACAGACACACTATGAGTCATTTATGAGAATAATAATGTACAAAGTTGATAGATAGGCCAAAACTTTTAATTTAGCAGGAAATCAGTGGCCTACAGCCTACACATTAAGAGGTGGTCACTGATCAAGTAAGCCTAGTAGTAGGCTCGTGTTCAATAGGCTAATTTTACCTAATGAAGGATGGTTGTGTAGGATGATGAACAGAGGACAAGAAAGCTAGCTGTGACCCACTGCACTATTGCTAACTAGCCGTAGGCTTTAAACCTACCAGCTAAAAGAGGCTTACGGGAAAAGCTGAATGGCCAGAAAATGTCTCTGAGCTTGCCAATGTAGGGAATCTCTCCACACTGACATCCCATCCTCTTTGTTATGGAACAGTAGAATCCAAAGTCCATTCACAACAATTTAGATGTCAGCCTGATAGCGTCCTCTACTCCGCTCTGCTCACTTGACCCGGCAGTGATTTTTAGCCCGACCTCAAACCtattgcaaaatatttttttcacacAAGTAGAGTAGCTCACTTCTGAGTAGCAGGGACCTGAAATAGACAGCAATCTGAACTTGAATTACACTAAAGAATATTTCGCTGGCAAATCATTAAAGCAGTGATATCACTGTCAGTCAAAAGAGTGAATTAATGAGAGATTAGCTGTCTATGTCCTACATATTCAAATGAGGAAATCCTTCAATAATTCATGTCAATGGAACTAATTTCATAAACAGATTAGAGCTACTGAACTCATTTGTGACTCTCCCCTGAGATATATATCAATTATTACCAGGGAACGCCCACATGGACTGCCACATAAGGGAATGACAAACCCTTTTGGAAATTTGCCATATATCAAAGTCAGTGTGTGGATCAGGGTTAAAGTCGAGCTATTGCGTAATGCAATTTGGCCTGACCTCTTTGTCTACCAGTCCTGATCAATTGTGGCTCCCAGACGAGATCATTCGAATAACAACATTTAGCTAAAGTAAAACACAGCATAGTCTACTGCAAACTCTGCATTTCCTGTGCTAACTGAGTCATGCTGCTTATTCAATGAATGGGAAGCAGACAGTGCTTTTGTCAGCTTTcgctgtggacacacacacacacacacacacacacacacacacacacacacacacacacacacacacacacacacacacacacacacacacacacacacacacacacacacacacacacacacacacacacagacttccaTTATATCAATGGAAGTCTATTCCACATTAATGAGACACAGATGAACTGTTTATTCAGCCAACAAAAGAGCTAAAACACAGTTCTGTGTTCTTCATTAACAAAGGTTCCAAGTCCTTTAGGGATGCATGAGTTCAAATTGGCTTTCTTACCCAGGCCCCTCATCTACGTGTCTTCCATTCATGGCAAATGAGAGGGTCTGAATTATTTAGAGATGTGAAGAGCATACATGCAGCTGTGACAAACAACACAGGCTCCCTGTTCACCGCTCACAAAACACAGCCATGCATCTAGTCTCTGAAGAAGAGATAATGTCATCAGTTTGACAAATAGGCTTTTTTAATCTTTCTCCTTGACACCCACAGCATCTTCAATATATACTTTTGAACAATCAGTATAAACTGAGTAGGCAGGTACACTTAAGGAGATCTGTGGAACTACAACCATTAGCCCAATTCCTTCCCCTTGAAGGTAGGTACAGTAATAGCCTTTATTCCTGGGTGCACAACTCAAAAAGAGCTTTAGTCTGTACTCTGGCCTGTCCCAGATAGCTCATGTTATCTATCAACTTAAGGCTCTATTTAAGCCACAATATCCTGATACCCCAGCCTCGTACTCAGTTCTTTCTGATGGCTGCTATAAGGTTCTGGTCGCCCCAGACATCCTGGAGTCTGATGCCAGGCCAGGAAGCTGGCAAAGTGGTAACAATTGCTTTCTGACAAGAGAGCAGAACCCACACACTGGTCTCTTATCTGCGCTTAAAGGAGCGTAATATCCTTCTCAGGTGTGAGAGGATGATAGTTGTTCCTTGGCCAGAATTGGAGACCGCCAGACATCAGAATGGTTTAAGGTTTACAGagagctgcaggtagcctagctcgAAGTGTCTGGTTTAAGTCTCGAATCACAGGTTAGGCTATTTCAGAGGCTATTTCACATGACAACATTTAACAACAGAAACCTATATGAAGACTAGAAATTATCCCAACAAAATAGTGAGACATAGAAATGGGATCTACACTTATACTCTTTGTGCAATTCACAATAAGCAGTTAGAATGTTCTATGGCTCTATAGAGTAATGGGCTGATTCATTAGCGTAGCACTTAAATGAAGGAAAATGCTTTGTGTCGGTGTAACGTTCCGTTTCGAACGCAGCCAGAGGAGGTGTGAATACTGCAGCAGGATAAAAGGATCATTGTTCAGTGAGTGTTAAATGCCTCATGGGAATGGTTGTGGTGGGAGAGCTGCATTTTGTACTCCAAGCATGTGGATTCGTTTGGTTGAGAGCTCATCGATGTGTCAGGTAGCCTAAGTTGACACAATGAGAAACAATAATGGGAAATCCTCCACTGGCTCCATAAGTTCTGTTTATATCCGTTTGTGGGACACTTATCTGGAGCTGATCGGATTTATATTTAATAAAAGACAACATTTGGGACAACATTTCAAagtcaacatgtaggcctatttaGAATGGTCTGTGTTTcactttctcaatctctctcacatGTCTACTCCTTGTCAATAAACACACAGCCTCAGACCATTCATTGTTTACTTACCTCATATTCCCCAGGGTAATTAAGTAGCCTGTTTGTGTCTCCTCTAATAATCCTACAGATGGGCTATAACAAAAACTGCTGAGAAACTAGAAATTAATATGCTAATATACATAGCTGAGCTGTTGTCTCTTAAGCCTGGCTTTCCACTGCAGCGAGAGTGCTAAttccaaacacacagacacacacacacacacacacacacacacacacacacacacacacacacacacacacacacacacacacacacacacacacacacacacacacacactctcccctttccctcctcctgTTTTCCTGCTCTCCCACATCATATCATCTGCAGTGAGCTCCTGCAGCTAGGCCACACGCTCACCCACCCAGCTCTCACACTAACCCAATACTGCACAGCCCACAGCCTAACCCACATCAGGGGGGGCAAAGGCCCACAGCGCACTGTGTGCCACTTCAGCAAACATCAACAGCAACCTACACCACCAACTGCCATACACCGTAATGTAAAAGAGCACGAGAGTCTCTTGCTGCTTCACTGAATCTGATCTTGAGCTGCAGAGCAGCTTCCTATCAGCTATTCTCTGGCTGCTATAGCCCTGCTcagctccagctctctctccaggtggTAGTGGTGAGGGCTTTGATGTCATGAACAGGATGCTGGATGAGCCTGGAATGTGAAAACCGTGTGAGTGTAGCACCTGAACCAACAATCACCAACTGCTCATACTCGCATGCATGAAGGCATCTGCACTCTTAAAAACCCCGAAGGGTTCTGcggctgtccccacaggagaacccttGGAAGAACCCCTTGTAGAATGTAGAATCCTTTTCacatagggttctacatggaaccaaaaagagtctacctggaaccaaaaagtgttctcctatggggacagccgcagaatgcatttggaacccttttttctaagagggAAGGCCTACAATAGCTATCCGCTAATGTGCTCTTTAGATTATCTGATCTCATGGCTTTGTCTGGTAGGCTACATATCCATGCCCAACAGGAAGTAGGTAGAATAAAAACACAACATGCTGGCTTGTGAAGTCTAAATATGGTTCCAACTCCTCACTAATCAGCCAGATGTTGAACTCATTATTTACACTTGAACTTATGATATGTCCATTCTCATTGTGGTTTAATGTAATGAAAGGTCTGGTATAATTTTCAGCTTTTCTGAAGAAGGCATATTGATCCTCTGAGTGCCTAAAACGAACATCTTACCATAAACTATTTTACACACATAGAGTGGAGAGTGGAATAGGCACAATGTTATCCAAGATCCATTTACAAGTGTGTGTGCCATATTCCTTTCCAAGAAATGCTTTAATTGACGCAAATAATATTGACGTGAATATACATTATTCAGGTTAAGAGGAAATGTTGAATCAATAATCAGTGCTTAGGCTAGTAGGGAGTATAAATAACCAATGATAATGACGTTAGCAGCACAGAAAGGTCTTTGGGAAACGCATGCAAATGGTAAGCATACCATACTAGCCTATAGATTTATGTAAATTGAGTGAGTATAGGGAACAGAGGAGGTACTGTCGATGTCTGGGGGAATTCTGGGTCTGAAGCCATTAGGCTTAATACTCCAGTGTTTTCATCTGTACAATGCATGGCCTTTCATGGCATTCAGCTCTTCTGCTCATGTATTTCCTGGTCCTCAACACACTAAAAGGGAGCACATGGTTCTATGGGGCACGGCAGGCTCAGCTGCTGTTTAAACAGTAACAAAACTGCCGTGAATGAGGGAGGAATACAGGAAATCCGAAATAATGACCCTGGGTGATGAACAGGAGCCTCAATTCGCTTTACTTCTCAAAGGAAGATGGAGCAGGTGCCGACTGCTGAGGGAACGGGGTGAATAGGGGTGAGGGCGTGATGTAGCCCCCCCTCATTAGAAGAAAGGAGTGTAGAGATCTCatgtactgtagctctgatcTCTTCATGAGGTGTAGAGTagttctctctgtccatctttgGTTCTGTTACTTTCACCTGGTGGGTTGGTGTGACAGCCGTGTTCCTACTGTGAAATGTTAAGCATTGGTGGAGTTCCATTCCCTTTCACACGTGGACTCGACCCCTGGTCCACCCCTCTGTTGACCTTGGCTCTAGCCCTTAATGCACAGCTGTTCTAGAAGAATGGCAATGGTGGAGGCCTTCTTAATACAAGAGGGCAGTGCTGGATTTACAGGGGTAGAAAAAACTTTTAAAAGTTATACCACTGTTTAGAAATAATTCCAGCTCTATTAACAGAATAGGATTTACACCGGCTTTAGAGAATTTAATTTCACAACGATGCATTATTCATGTTTCACCCACCTAATGCCAAAGTCACCCTTAATATGAGGCAGATGTTCAGTGATCAATTTAcataatataatattaatatgtCATATCACACATTGTCTCAGGTTACATTGTGAGAGGAGAATAAATAGTTGCCTTCAACGTTAGGCTATTTGGAGGAGATATCACAGAATAACAAGAGAAGATTTGATGTTTTCCATTGGAGTAGCCTAAACCCTCCACATCAAAAACAGGAAACACAATACATGATCTACCGGCCAATAAAAGTACAAGCTCACGAAACAGAGTGGCCATTTTTGTGATGTACTGTATCTGGTGGCAGCTCGGTTCATAAATCTTTGTTAGCACGGCAGCAGACATGGAGCGGATAAATTAGACTAATCCCAGTATAACAGCATGTGCTGTGCTATGCTggccaccccacccacacactgaATGTTAAACACCACGCAATAAACAAAACAGCCCGAAATGCTGGGGAGTGGCCTGAGCACAAAAGATACAATTCATATTTGCTCCTCAGTACTGTTTGGGATACAGGTTAAGGGGATTAAAAGTGATTCTGAGGACAGTGCGTGTATTGTCTTTTTGACATGTTATAAGCCTATAAGCTTTTGTCCCGTACCCAGAAGCAGAATAAACATTTGTATTGCTCACCACACTTCACCATTCTGGTGTCAGCCTTGTTTAACCACCTGAAACATGAAGTCTTCAAGTCTCATTTCCTCCCAAATGTGTCAGGAGGGAATTAGGACTAGATTCAGTTTCACACTCTGAGCTATGTTGACAGCCATTCAGTAGGCATGGAATGCGTGTTCCATTAATATTCCTGCTGCTGCTTTCAATATCTCTCAGGGATGTCatctagggctgggcgatatggccaaaaaaATCCTATTTCGAGTTTTTCAAAGTAATGGTTGATTTACGATATATAATGCTTTCTCTAAATAATCTTTATTGTACAATTAAAAGATAGAATACACTGCATGTAAAACAATCAGCAATAATGTAATGAATTTAGAGCTTGTGAAATTATAAGCAAAACATAGCCTTCCACAATCATAAGACCTACTGATATTTTAATTATTTCatcaaaatagtttaacctgctttaaaaaaaaaaaaaatccctgatCTGGATTTTAAGTTAGtctatgaaaatgccctttttgTTACAAATTTAACCGGAACCACGCATAATGCACTTTCACTAATAATGACTGacttcttgtagcaggcattTAAGAAAATGAGCACAGGTCTCATAAACAATCTTTCAAATTTGgcttggcttggcacctaaaacaccTAAAACAATCTCTCAAATTTGGCTtagcacctaaaaccctcacaaacttttacagatgcatctTGTCAGGCTgtacaccgcctggtacggcaactgcaccgcccacaaccgcagggctctccacagggtggtgcggtctgcccaacgcatcaccggaggcaaactatctgccctccaggacacctacagcacccaatgtcacaggaaggacaaaaagatcatcaaggacaacaaccacccgcgccactgcctgttcaccccactatcatccagaaggcgaggtcaatacaggggaaatcaaagctgggaccgagagactgaaaaacagcttctatctcaaggtcatcagactgttaaatagctatCGCTATCAcatttagaggctgctgcctatatacatagacttgaaatcactggccactttaataattggaacactagtcactttaataatgtttacatatcttgcattactcatctcattggtatatacagtattctacactattctactgtatcttagtctatgccccTCTGAAATTGCTCGTCCATAAATTTATATATTCTTCActtcattcctttacttagatttgtgtgaattgggtatatgttgtgaaattgttagatattacttgttagatattactgcactgtcagagctagaaacaataacatctgctaaacacgtgtatgtgaccaatacaatttgatttgaagcacaagcccacgtgctagtgagttgccagctaatctttatacactatgtacaaaagtatgtggacaccccttcaaattagtgttctgatatttcaaccacacccgttgctgacaggttgGCACAttcataggatgccaactttccaacaggtcaattcgtcaaatttctgccctgctagagcttccccgttGCTttaattgtgaagtggaaacgtctctgagcaacaacggctcagccacgaagtggtaagCAACACAATCTCACAGAAAGGGACTGCCGAATGCTGAAGAacgtagcgcataaaaatcatgtgtcctcggttgcaacactcactactgagttccaaactgcctctggaagcaatatcAGCagaataactgttcgtcgggagcttcatgaaatgggtttctatggccgagcagccgcacacaagcctaagctcaCCATGCttaatgccaagtgtcagctggagtggtgtaaagctcgccgccactggactctggagcagtggaagcgcgttctctggagtgatgaattacgcttcaccatctggcagtccgacggactaatctggatttggtggatgccaagagaacgctacctgcccaaatgcatagtgccaactgtaaagtttggtggtggaagaataatggtctgggctgttttcatggttcaggccccttagttccagtgaggggaaatcttaatgctacagcatacaatgacattctagatgattctgtgcttccaacattttgggaacagtttggggaaggcccttttctgtttcagcgtGACAATGCGTGCTAGCCtatccactttgttcagatgttgaaatcaagtggcctactttatttctcagaatgagaatgaGTTGCCAATTGCTTATACAATTgtgttttatgcttattgcacatttgataaaacacagactagacagctagtatagcGGTACGTGGTATCACAATGCCATTCGCCAGAATCAATCTTCATTGATACTCCTGTTTTAGTAGGGTCCGTGCAATCCGGGATATTTGGGATGTcactaccccattgaagttgacgtttaaaatggttaaggttagggttaagtaaGTGTTATGGTTAAGATAAGGTTGGGTTTTTGGGTAGGGATGTGCCAAGGATCCAGGAATTGCAATGACCATTTTAGTAGGCTCTGCTCTTCGCACAATCTGAGGAAttgagacataaaaagggtatAGTTAAAGTTTTTATCTGTATCAAAAGAGGTCTTAGGTGATGGACGCCCCCACCTTGGTGGTGTAGAGCAATGTTGGAATTTTTAAGACAATTTTCTACAATTCTACAAATTGGAGCTCCATGGAGCTGAGAAATGTTTGcggttttaaagcacatttcctgcaaatctacatattttgccatggagctatgagaaaaaaaatcagttttaaaacaaatttcctgacattctatacattttgccatagcTAATGCTATGTTATCTTGCTCAAATATAATATCAAAATCTATACTGCTAAATGTATTGTTTTGGGAATTTTCAATTCTCCCTGacttttggtgattgttagttctcaaagatgataTTATTTAAAACTATATCtgcattatcttttctacataatTTATAGCAGGTTTTAATAATTTAAGTCAACATTGAAAGCATCcccccaaatatatatatttttacactgTTTGGATTTAGGCGACCTGAAAAAACTCTTAGTCCAAGGTTGCCAGTCCAAGGATTTCAATGGCAGAATAATCCCTGAATTAGAAAGGTTCTCCTCtactacagtaaaataatgtatcaatgtgtttcagtgtctaTATGACGATTCTGTCAACAAATGGAGCGGGTCAATgcaatagtccggtggccatttgattcattgttcagcagtcttatggcttgagggtaaaagctgttaaggagccttttggtcctagacttggtgctccggtaccgcttgccgtgcagtagcagagaaaacagtctatgacttgggtgactggagtctctgacaattttatgggctttcctctgacaccgccaaatATGTAGGTCCTAGATTGcatgaagcttggccccagtgatgtactgggccatacgtactaccctctgtagcgccttacgaacagatgctgagcagttgccataccaggtggtgatgacaccggtcaggatgctctcaatggtgcagctgtagaactttttgaggatctatggacccatgccaaatcttttcagtttcctgagggggaaaaggttttgccgtgccctcttcacggctgtctcggtgtgtttggaccatgatagattgttggtgatgtggacaccaaggaacttgaaactctcgatccgctccactgcagccccgttgatgttaatgggggcctgttcggcctgccttttcctgtagtccacaatcagctcctttgtcttgctcacattgatggagaggttgttgtcctggcaccatactgccagttgtctgacctcctccctataggctgtctcattgttgtcggaagtccaggatcccggtgcagagggaggtgtttagtcccagggtccttagcttagtgatgagctttgtgggcacaatggtgttgaacgctgagctgtagtcattgaacagcattctcaaatactgcccttcgctttcttgggcacaaggactccTATGGAGCTTATTAAGGAGTTAACTCATAGGCTGTCTGCCATCCCTGAGAACCCTGCTTACCTCCTCCGGAGAGATATTCTGGAGATCCTGGTACCTGTCGGGGCTTTCTTTCTCAGTGCTTGcttatttttgagctacagccatcttTGTTCCCTTCGGACCGATCGAAGATAGCGTGTATTATCACGCTAATGTTGGGAAGGGCGCTCTCCTGGGCTACGGCTgtttgggagcaacaatccaccCTCTGTTGTCATCTGGAGGAATTCATGGTGGAGGTGAGGAAGGTATTTGAGTCTCTGGAATCCGGGAGCGAGGCGGCCAGTAAACCTCTTGATTTAACTCAACTCccatagtgtggcagactacgagGTTGATTTTCGCTCGTTGGCCGCCAAGAGTTCCTGGAATCCGGAGTCTCTCTTTGATACCTTTCTTCACAGATTATCCGAGGTGGTGAAGGATGAAGTCGAGAATTGCAGGTGGATCTTGACTCCCTCATCACCCTCACCATTAAAATTGATGGACGCTTAAGGGAACGTAGGAGTGAGAGGAGGCCTGGCCTCGGGCACACTCGTTCACCCGCTATGGCTCGCTCACTTTTAAAGGAATCCGGAAGTTCCTGAAGGCAGTTTTCCCGAGAGGATTAGAAGCCACCTGAGCTCCCTCGTGAATTATCAACGATGGTTGAGTTGGATTCTCCTGAGCCTATGCAATTGGGAAGTGCTAGGTTATCGGTTGGGGAACGCTCACGTAGGTTGAATTCCAATtgttgtctgtactgtggaggggcAGGACATTACATACCTACCTGCTCTGTTAGGAAACCTTTGTGTCTGGTGGGTACAAGTACTTtggtgagtcagactgggagttccCTAATTCCCATC is a window from the Oncorhynchus tshawytscha isolate Ot180627B linkage group LG03, Otsh_v2.0, whole genome shotgun sequence genome containing:
- the LOC112237020 gene encoding muscleblind-like protein 2a isoform X17, which produces MALNISSIRDTKWLTLEVCRQFQRGTCSRSDEECKFAHPPKSCQVENGRVIACFDSLKGRCSRENCKYLHPPSHLKTQLEINGRNNLIQQKTAAAMLAQQMHFMIPGTSMQPVPTFNMNQGLGTSPGLSYSPYLTPMTSMSHGMSLMPTEMLPSTPVMVPGSPGVTVQSSNSSSSSPSQKLLRTDKLEVCREFQRGNCARGETDCRFAHPSDSPMIDTSDNTVTVCMDYIKSRCSREKCKYFHPPAHLQAKIKASQHQVNQSAVAAQAAAAAMAFPHGCLQPLPKRQALEKSNGASSFFNPSMLHYQQALANAQLQQTSAFYPTGSVFCMSPATGIDHPQVTYKKGTECQDAPLRGPKQPFCKYYFCSTRELQQPAC
- the LOC112237020 gene encoding muscleblind-like protein 2a isoform X14, which translates into the protein MALNISSIRDTKWLTLEVCRQFQRGTCSRSDEECKFAHPPKSCQVENGRVIACFDSLKGRCSRENCKYLHPPSHLKTQLEINGRNNLIQQKTAAAMLAQQMHFMIPGTSMQPVPTFNMNQGLGTSPGLSYSPYLTPMTSMSHGMSLMPTEMLPSTPVMVPGSPGVTVQSSNSSSSSPSQKLLRTDKLEVCREFQRGNCARGETDCRFAHPSDSPMIDTSDNTVTVCMDYIKSRCSREKCKYFHPPAHLQAKIKASQHQVNQSAVAAQAAAAAMTQSTAKAMKRPLEATVDLAFPHGCLQPLPKRQALEKSNGASSFFNPSMLHYQQALANAQLQQTSAFYPTDHPQVTYKKGTECQDAPLRGPKQPFCKYYFCSTRELQQPAC
- the LOC112237020 gene encoding muscleblind-like protein 2a isoform X19; translated protein: MALNISSIRDTKWLTLEVCRQFQRGTCSRSDEECKFAHPPKSCQVENGRVIACFDSLKGRCSRENCKYLHPPSHLKTQLEINGRNNLIQQKTAAAMLAQQMHFMIPGTSMQPVVSYSYSVPTFNMNQGLGTSPGLSYSPYLTPMTSMSHGMSLMPTEMLPSTPVMVPGSPGVTVQSSNSSSSSPSQKLLRTDKLEVCREFQRGNCARGETDCRFAHPSDSPMIDTSDNTVTVCMDYIKSRCSREKCKYFHPPAHLQAKIKASQHQVNQSAVAAQAAAAAMAFPHGCLQPLPKRQALEKSNGASSFFNPSMLHYQQALANAQLQQTSAFYPTDHPQVTYKKGTECQDAPLRGPKQPFCKYYFCSTRELQQPAC
- the LOC112237020 gene encoding muscleblind-like protein 2a isoform X21 codes for the protein MALNISSIRDTKWLTLEVCRQFQRGTCSRSDEECKFAHPPKSCQVENGRVIACFDSLKGRCSRENCKYLHPPSHLKTQLEINGRNNLIQQKTAAAMLAQQMHFMIPGTSMQPVPTFNMNQGLGTSPGLSYSPYLTPMTSMSHGMSLMPTEMLPSTPVMVPGSPGVTVQSSNSSSSSPSQKLLRTDKLEVCREFQRGNCARGETDCRFAHPSDSPMIDTSDNTVTVCMDYIKSRCSREKCKYFHPPAHLQAKIKASQHQVNQSAVAAQAAAAAMAFPHGCLQPLPKRQALEKSNGASSFFNPSMLHYQQALANAQLQQTSAFYPTDHPQVTYKKGTECQDAPLRGPKQPFCKYYFCSTRELQQPAC